Proteins encoded in a region of the Devosia sp. RR2S18 genome:
- a CDS encoding (d)CMP kinase has product MIIAVDGPAASGKGTLAAGLARHYGLPYLDTGLLYRAVGLAVTSQEDSAEFKQAAIAAARALRAEQLTDTAELTSAGAGVMASKVAVIGPVRQALFDYQRDFATQPGGAVLDGRDIGTKICPDADVKLFIQADSKARMERRARQLEARGLEVDRYALYHQIEERDARDMLNPHGGFYAADDAHLLDTTLLGIEAALRAAIAIVDSTMALKAGH; this is encoded by the coding sequence ATGATCATTGCCGTAGACGGTCCCGCAGCCTCGGGGAAGGGAACACTGGCGGCGGGCCTTGCCCGCCACTACGGTCTGCCCTACCTGGATACGGGCCTGCTCTATCGCGCCGTGGGGCTGGCGGTCACCAGCCAGGAGGACAGCGCCGAGTTCAAGCAAGCCGCCATTGCAGCGGCGCGCGCGCTCCGCGCTGAGCAATTGACCGATACCGCGGAACTGACCTCGGCGGGAGCCGGGGTCATGGCCAGCAAGGTGGCGGTGATCGGTCCGGTGCGGCAGGCGCTCTTTGATTACCAGCGCGATTTCGCCACCCAGCCGGGCGGAGCTGTGCTCGACGGTCGCGATATCGGCACCAAGATCTGCCCCGATGCCGATGTGAAGCTTTTTATCCAAGCCGACAGCAAGGCCCGCATGGAGCGGCGGGCCCGTCAGCTCGAAGCGCGTGGTCTGGAGGTTGATCGCTACGCGCTTTATCACCAGATCGAGGAACGGGATGCCCGCGATATGCTTAACCCGCATGGCGGCTTCTATGCGGCTGATGACGCGCACTTGCTCGACACGACGCTTCTCGGTATAGAGGCCGCACTCCGTGCCGCCATCGCGATTGTCGACAGCACCATGGCGCTCAAGGCAGGGCACTAG
- a CDS encoding TIGR02300 family protein, translating into MASSERGTKRTDPDTGKKFYDLNMDPIVSPYTGKSYPRSFFEQVLAGKPSPATARKVDDEEDEVEEEEEETAGPEIVSLEEADAEESGDDVPDTDDVEVEVEEDLGDDDEDVFLEEDEDEDEELGFDVGGDEDR; encoded by the coding sequence ATGGCCAGTTCCGAACGCGGCACGAAGCGGACCGACCCCGACACGGGCAAGAAGTTCTACGACCTCAACATGGACCCGATCGTCTCGCCTTATACGGGCAAGAGCTATCCGCGCTCCTTTTTCGAACAGGTCCTCGCCGGCAAGCCCTCCCCTGCTACCGCCCGCAAGGTGGACGACGAGGAGGACGAGGTCGAAGAGGAAGAAGAGGAGACCGCAGGTCCCGAAATCGTCAGCCTCGAGGAGGCAGATGCCGAGGAGTCCGGTGACGATGTTCCCGACACCGATGACGTCGAGGTCGAGGTGGAAGAGGATCTCGGCGACGACGACGAGGACGTGTTCCTCGAAGAAGATGAAGACGAGGACGAAGAGCTCGGTTTTGACGTCGGCGGCGACGAAGACCGTTGA
- a CDS encoding winged helix-turn-helix domain-containing protein — protein sequence MARLPKLPHTISAAGARAIWLHAQRLDAEAPFGAGPAAAQAAIEQLGYVQIDTIHVIERCHHHILWSRIPEYRRSDLAALQSESKSIFEYWTHALSYVPTRDLPFFIPAMKAYRENPSAWFGSVTRAEIATMTRRLKSEGALSIRDIDDDELVDKTHPWASRKPSKRVLQLMFYQGLVTISAREGMLKTYDLLTRHFGWEKLPRPATDRQITAYLLDRALRSQGVVSLDSICHLAASRKPAVRELIESRVRRKLLVPVTIAGAEKVPHWAAPESLERQHAQADRIHILSPFDPLIIQRKRLKLLFDYEHLFEAYVPAEKRKLGYFALPVLVGDKVVAAIDLKTDRRERRLIVQNWTWIADCGTEAKAAIDEAMHVFEQFQCTPHAQD from the coding sequence ATGGCACGCTTGCCGAAATTGCCCCACACCATCTCAGCCGCAGGGGCTCGCGCGATCTGGCTGCACGCGCAGCGGCTCGATGCGGAGGCGCCGTTTGGTGCGGGCCCGGCGGCGGCGCAGGCGGCGATAGAACAGCTGGGTTATGTGCAGATCGATACGATCCATGTGATCGAGCGCTGCCATCATCACATCCTGTGGTCGCGCATTCCGGAGTATCGCCGGAGTGATCTTGCGGCGCTGCAATCGGAGAGCAAGAGCATCTTTGAATATTGGACGCATGCACTAAGCTATGTGCCCACGCGTGACCTGCCGTTCTTCATCCCCGCCATGAAGGCGTATCGCGAGAACCCCAGCGCCTGGTTCGGCTCGGTCACCAGGGCCGAGATCGCAACCATGACCCGGCGCCTCAAATCCGAAGGGGCCCTGTCGATCCGCGACATCGACGACGATGAACTGGTCGACAAGACCCATCCCTGGGCCAGCCGCAAGCCGTCCAAGCGGGTACTGCAGTTGATGTTCTATCAGGGGCTGGTGACGATCTCGGCGCGGGAAGGCATGCTCAAGACCTATGACCTCCTAACCCGTCATTTTGGTTGGGAGAAGTTGCCGCGACCCGCCACCGACCGGCAGATCACCGCCTATCTTCTCGACCGCGCCTTGCGGAGTCAGGGCGTGGTCAGTCTTGATTCCATTTGTCACTTGGCGGCAAGCCGCAAACCTGCCGTGCGGGAGCTAATCGAAAGCCGCGTGCGCCGCAAACTCCTGGTGCCCGTCACCATTGCGGGCGCCGAGAAGGTGCCTCACTGGGCCGCGCCAGAAAGTCTCGAGCGGCAGCATGCACAAGCTGACCGCATCCACATTCTCTCGCCGTTCGATCCACTGATCATTCAACGCAAGCGGCTGAAGCTCTTGTTCGACTACGAGCATCTGTTTGAAGCCTATGTGCCAGCGGAGAAGCGCAAGCTCGGCTATTTCGCCTTGCCGGTGCTGGTGGGGGACAAAGTGGTGGCAGCCATCGACCTCAAGACAGACCGGCGCGAGCGGCGGCTTATCGTCCAGAACTGGACCTGGATTGCCGATTGCGGGACCGAGGCCAAGGCAGCCATCGATGAGGCAATGCATGTCTTCGAGCAGTTCCAGTGTACCCCGCACGCACAGGATTGA
- the pncB gene encoding nicotinate phosphoribosyltransferase: MATYTDIARRVHNHAWKLDPIVRSLLDTDFYKLLMLQMIWGLYPRVDATFSLINRTKSVKLAEEIDIDELRAQLDHCRTLRLSKKEMIWLAGNTFYGSKQIFQPGFLRWLERFQLPEYRLEKRDGQFVLEFPGLWLETTMWEIPALAIINELRSRAAMKNYGPFTLDVLYARAKAKMWEKVERLQKLPDLKISDFGTRRRHSFLWQRWCVDALKEGIGENLTGTSNVKLAMDTDLEALGTNAHELPMVLAALARSDAELREAPYRVLQDWKSYYGGNLLIVLPDAFGTDAFLRDAPDWVADWTGFRPDSAPAIAGGERIIEWWKSRGRDPKEKLLIFSDGLDVDMIEEAYLHFDGKVRMSFGWGTNLTNDFEGCAPEANRMLEPISIVAKVSSANGRPAVKLSDNPAKATGTPEEIARYLEVFGSDGRVEHAVRV, from the coding sequence ATGGCCACCTACACCGATATCGCCCGCCGGGTGCACAATCACGCCTGGAAGCTTGATCCGATCGTGCGCAGCCTGCTCGACACGGATTTCTATAAGCTGCTGATGCTGCAGATGATCTGGGGGCTGTATCCGCGTGTGGACGCCACCTTCTCGCTGATCAACCGCACCAAGTCCGTTAAGCTCGCCGAGGAAATCGACATCGACGAATTGCGGGCGCAGCTCGATCACTGCCGCACCTTGCGCCTGTCGAAAAAAGAGATGATCTGGCTGGCCGGCAACACCTTCTACGGCTCCAAGCAGATTTTCCAGCCCGGCTTTCTGCGGTGGCTCGAGCGCTTTCAACTGCCCGAATACCGGCTGGAAAAACGCGACGGGCAATTCGTCTTGGAGTTTCCTGGTCTTTGGCTTGAGACCACCATGTGGGAAATTCCAGCCCTCGCCATCATCAATGAACTGCGCAGCCGTGCGGCAATGAAGAATTATGGGCCGTTCACGCTCGACGTGCTCTACGCCCGAGCCAAGGCCAAGATGTGGGAGAAGGTGGAGCGGCTGCAAAAACTGCCTGACCTCAAGATTTCTGATTTCGGCACGCGCCGACGTCATTCCTTTCTGTGGCAGCGCTGGTGCGTCGATGCGCTCAAGGAAGGGATCGGCGAAAACCTCACCGGCACGTCCAACGTCAAGCTAGCGATGGATACCGACCTCGAGGCGCTGGGCACCAATGCGCATGAACTGCCGATGGTGCTGGCGGCCCTCGCCCGTTCCGACGCCGAACTGCGCGAGGCCCCCTATCGGGTCCTGCAGGACTGGAAGAGCTATTATGGCGGCAACCTCCTGATCGTTTTGCCCGATGCCTTCGGCACCGATGCTTTTTTGCGCGACGCACCCGATTGGGTCGCTGACTGGACTGGTTTCCGCCCCGATAGCGCACCGGCGATTGCTGGTGGCGAGCGCATCATCGAATGGTGGAAGTCGCGCGGGCGCGACCCCAAGGAGAAGCTACTCATCTTCTCGGACGGGCTCGACGTCGACATGATCGAGGAAGCCTATCTCCACTTCGACGGCAAGGTGCGCATGAGCTTTGGCTGGGGCACCAACCTCACCAATGATTTCGAAGGCTGCGCCCCCGAAGCCAATCGCATGCTGGAGCCGATCTCGATCGTCGCCAAAGTCAGTAGCGCCAACGGCCGGCCTGCCGTTAAACTCTCGGACAATCCCGCCAAGGCCACCGGCACGCCCGAAGAGATCGCCCGCTATCTCGAGGTCTTCGGCAGTGACGGCCGCGTGGAGCACGCCGTCCGCGTATGA
- a CDS encoding Fur family transcriptional regulator, whose protein sequence is MRMTDQRRVIARVIEESADHPDVEELYRRAAAADPRISLSTVYRTVNLFEEAGLVTKHDFKDGRARFEPIPDEHHDHLIDIRSGTVIEFRNEEIEAIQELIAKRLGYRLVDHRLELYAVPIDKDTAAKK, encoded by the coding sequence ATGCGCATGACCGACCAGCGGCGCGTTATCGCGCGGGTGATCGAGGAGAGCGCGGACCACCCCGACGTCGAGGAGCTTTATCGCCGCGCCGCGGCGGCCGATCCGCGCATCTCACTCTCGACTGTCTATCGCACCGTGAACCTGTTTGAGGAGGCGGGGCTCGTTACCAAGCACGACTTCAAGGATGGACGCGCCCGCTTCGAGCCCATTCCGGACGAGCACCACGACCATTTGATCGACATCCGCTCTGGCACCGTCATCGAATTCCGCAATGAGGAAATCGAGGCCATCCAGGAGCTCATCGCCAAGCGGCTCGGCTACCGCCTGGTGGACCATCGGCTCGAACTCTACGCCGTGCCGATCGACAAGGATACTGCAGCCAAGAAGTAG
- the rimI gene encoding ribosomal protein S18-alanine N-acetyltransferase, producing the protein MIKLWMAPAGLHVEMGQDGDAAELARIHKTGFFRGWSAQEFAEFLAERNTPIYVACDAKRRIAGFALIRIAADEAELLTIAVDPKWRGKKIGRALLHATFQDLMLSPAKRMFLEVEEQNAAAIRLYRNEGFREIARRDGYYARVDGSAATALVMARDLG; encoded by the coding sequence ATGATCAAGCTCTGGATGGCGCCGGCCGGACTCCACGTGGAAATGGGCCAGGACGGGGATGCTGCCGAGCTCGCGCGCATCCACAAAACCGGATTTTTCCGTGGCTGGTCGGCCCAGGAGTTCGCCGAGTTCCTGGCCGAGCGCAATACGCCTATCTATGTGGCCTGTGACGCCAAGCGCCGCATTGCCGGCTTTGCCCTGATCCGGATTGCGGCCGATGAAGCCGAGCTTTTGACCATTGCCGTTGATCCCAAGTGGCGCGGCAAAAAAATCGGACGGGCACTGCTGCACGCCACCTTTCAGGACCTCATGCTCTCGCCCGCCAAGCGAATGTTTCTTGAGGTCGAGGAGCAGAATGCCGCCGCCATTCGGCTCTATCGCAACGAGGGTTTTCGCGAGATTGCACGGCGCGACGGCTACTACGCGCGCGTTGACGGCAGCGCGGCCACGGCGCTTGTCATGGCGCGTGATCTTGGTTAA
- the tsaB gene encoding tRNA (adenosine(37)-N6)-threonylcarbamoyltransferase complex dimerization subunit type 1 TsaB → MTLPITLAIDTAAPRLQLGLLLADGAVDVSIDEIATGHAELIFDRIALLLHRNGVGYPDLGRIATTTGPGSFTGLRIGLSAARGIGLARSIPVVGVPSLLALSLAVEGPSTVLLDARRGEAYFQTFSAPAIAASEPLLLPMEVAQERVDPATTLLQSPFVEIAMLARYAAAADPTTHPPEATYVRDADAKPQTANRIARKPA, encoded by the coding sequence ATGACCCTGCCCATCACTCTCGCCATCGATACCGCCGCGCCGCGCTTGCAGCTGGGGCTCCTGCTCGCAGATGGCGCTGTGGATGTGTCGATCGATGAGATCGCGACGGGGCACGCCGAACTGATCTTTGACCGCATTGCCTTGCTGCTGCACCGCAACGGGGTCGGCTACCCCGATCTCGGGCGCATTGCCACAACCACGGGTCCGGGCTCGTTTACCGGCCTGCGCATTGGCCTCTCGGCTGCTCGCGGCATCGGGCTGGCAAGATCCATCCCGGTGGTGGGCGTTCCCAGTCTACTGGCCCTGTCGCTGGCGGTCGAAGGCCCTTCCACCGTGTTGCTCGATGCGCGCCGGGGCGAGGCCTATTTCCAGACCTTCTCCGCTCCGGCAATAGCAGCCAGCGAGCCCCTGCTGCTCCCCATGGAAGTGGCCCAGGAGCGTGTCGACCCTGCCACCACGCTGCTGCAGTCTCCCTTTGTCGAGATTGCCATGCTGGCCCGCTACGCGGCGGCGGCGGACCCGACGACCCACCCGCCCGAAGCCACTTATGTGCGCGATGCCGACGCTAAGCCGCAGACTGCCAATCGCATTGCGCGGAAGCCGGCATGA
- the lnt gene encoding apolipoprotein N-acyltransferase, which yields MTWLAETAMLSHGWRRFLLLVLAGAVAGLSVPPLFILPALFLAFPIWVWCLDGAERPKGWRRLFGPAFTIGFAFGWGYFTVAFHWLGAAFFVEGGVMLALMPFAILALAALIAFFWGIGSAAAHLFWSHGAWRIVTLATFITIAEWLRGHIFTGFPFDLLGYALTPTDEMMQLASLIGIYGLTFLAALLAGTPALIWPADGRALSRRLLPFFLSLLVIASQLGYGYNRLTGMAVTERTDVAFRLVQPLVYEHADWGNADPVALIDRLLMLTDMRMDPTDQGIADITHVVWPESSLPFFLSTYPDALARIARLLPDTTTLLAGAPRQAFEPGAIGTPGPPYNALLAIDSNGEVIASYDKSHLVPFGEFLPFQDFFGQLGIKQFVPGAEGWGHGDARRRLMSLPNTPAFLALICYEVLFSGDLGDTEAAQFMLNITNDAWFDGSIGPAQHAHHARVRAVEEGMSLLRAANSGLTFATDPLGRVTAEIAPQQMAVLDANPHLRLAPTTFSQIRYWPLLIALLAGVLISVVVGRRPRRVR from the coding sequence GTGACCTGGCTGGCCGAAACGGCAATGCTTAGCCATGGCTGGCGACGCTTCCTGCTGCTGGTGCTCGCAGGCGCGGTGGCCGGTCTGTCCGTGCCGCCGCTCTTTATTCTGCCCGCACTGTTCCTCGCTTTCCCCATCTGGGTGTGGTGCCTCGATGGCGCCGAACGGCCGAAGGGCTGGCGGCGCCTATTTGGGCCGGCCTTTACTATCGGTTTTGCGTTTGGCTGGGGCTATTTCACCGTCGCTTTTCACTGGCTGGGCGCGGCCTTTTTCGTAGAGGGCGGCGTCATGCTGGCGCTCATGCCCTTCGCCATTCTGGCGTTGGCGGCGCTGATCGCGTTTTTCTGGGGAATCGGGAGCGCAGCGGCGCATCTGTTCTGGAGCCACGGCGCCTGGCGGATCGTCACCCTGGCGACCTTCATCACCATCGCCGAATGGCTGCGCGGGCATATCTTCACCGGGTTTCCTTTCGATCTTCTGGGCTATGCGCTCACCCCGACCGACGAAATGATGCAGCTGGCCTCGCTCATCGGCATCTACGGGCTGACCTTCCTCGCTGCCCTTTTGGCGGGCACCCCTGCTCTGATCTGGCCGGCGGATGGCCGCGCGCTGTCGCGGCGGCTCCTGCCGTTCTTCCTCAGCCTCCTCGTGATCGCCTCGCAGCTCGGCTATGGCTATAACCGGCTGACCGGCATGGCGGTTACGGAACGGACGGACGTCGCATTCCGGCTGGTGCAGCCGCTGGTCTATGAACATGCCGACTGGGGCAATGCCGATCCGGTGGCGCTGATCGACCGCCTCCTGATGCTGACCGACATGCGGATGGACCCCACCGACCAGGGGATCGCCGATATCACCCACGTGGTCTGGCCCGAATCGAGCCTGCCCTTCTTTTTGTCGACCTATCCCGACGCGCTGGCGCGCATAGCGCGGCTTCTTCCCGACACCACGACGCTCCTGGCGGGTGCGCCCCGGCAGGCCTTCGAACCAGGAGCAATCGGCACGCCGGGTCCGCCCTACAACGCGCTTCTGGCAATCGACAGCAATGGCGAGGTGATCGCCTCCTATGACAAGTCGCATCTGGTGCCGTTTGGCGAGTTCCTGCCGTTCCAGGACTTTTTCGGTCAGCTGGGCATCAAGCAATTCGTGCCGGGGGCCGAAGGCTGGGGCCACGGCGATGCGCGCCGCCGGTTGATGAGCCTACCCAATACGCCCGCCTTCCTGGCATTGATCTGCTACGAAGTCCTGTTCTCGGGCGATTTGGGGGATACTGAAGCCGCCCAGTTCATGCTCAACATCACCAATGATGCCTGGTTCGATGGCTCTATCGGCCCGGCGCAGCACGCCCACCATGCCCGTGTCCGCGCGGTCGAAGAGGGCATGAGCCTGCTCCGGGCGGCCAATTCCGGCCTCACCTTTGCGACCGACCCCTTGGGCCGCGTCACAGCCGAGATTGCGCCCCAGCAGATGGCCGTGCTCGATGCCAATCCCCATCTGCGCCTGGCGCCGACGACGTTCAGCCAGATCCGGTATTGGCCGCTCTTGATTGCCCTTCTGGCCGGGGTGCTGATCTCGGTGGTGGTGGGTCGGCGCCCCAGACGGGTGCGCTAG
- the metK gene encoding methionine adenosyltransferase: MARSSYLFTSESVSEGHPDKVCDRISDEIVDLVFREAKKTGMDPAKVRIACETLATTNRVVIAGEVRVPETLLKRGKDGNIVTDASGAPVVNPSKFKSAARKAIRAIGYEQPGFHWKTCRIDVLLHGQSADIAQGVDETGNKDVGAGDQGIMFGYAARETPELLPAPIYYAHKILETITTARKANHGPAGTLGPDAKSQVTVRYENGMPVGVTQIVLSTQHLDETLTSADVRTIVEPFIREALPEGWIDEETVWHINPTGKFVVGGPDGDAGLTGRKIIVDTYGGAAPHGGGAFSGKDPTKVDRSAAYAARYLAKNVVAAGLADRATIQLSYAIGVAQPLSVYVDLHGTGKVDEAVVEQALGKVMDLTPRGIRTHLDLNKPIYAKTAAYGHFGRKAGRDGSFSWEKTDLVKALKDAVR; the protein is encoded by the coding sequence TTGGCGCGGTCTTCCTATCTTTTCACCTCCGAGTCGGTTTCGGAGGGTCATCCCGACAAGGTCTGCGACCGCATCTCGGACGAGATCGTCGACCTCGTATTCCGTGAAGCCAAGAAGACCGGCATGGATCCCGCCAAGGTGCGCATTGCCTGCGAGACCCTGGCCACGACCAATCGCGTGGTGATCGCTGGCGAGGTTCGCGTGCCCGAGACGCTGCTCAAAAGAGGCAAGGACGGCAACATCGTCACCGACGCCTCCGGCGCTCCGGTGGTGAACCCTTCCAAGTTCAAGTCGGCAGCCCGTAAGGCCATCCGCGCCATCGGCTACGAGCAACCAGGCTTTCACTGGAAGACCTGCAGAATCGACGTGCTGCTGCATGGCCAGTCGGCCGACATCGCCCAGGGTGTCGACGAGACAGGCAACAAGGATGTGGGCGCTGGCGACCAGGGCATCATGTTCGGCTATGCGGCGCGGGAAACCCCCGAATTGCTGCCCGCGCCGATCTACTATGCCCACAAGATCCTCGAGACCATCACCACCGCTCGGAAAGCCAATCATGGCCCCGCCGGCACGCTCGGCCCCGATGCCAAAAGCCAGGTCACAGTGCGCTACGAGAACGGCATGCCGGTTGGCGTGACGCAGATCGTGCTCTCCACCCAGCATCTGGATGAAACGCTGACCTCCGCCGACGTTCGCACCATTGTCGAGCCCTTTATCCGTGAAGCGCTGCCCGAAGGCTGGATCGACGAGGAAACGGTCTGGCACATCAACCCTACGGGCAAGTTCGTGGTCGGCGGGCCAGATGGCGATGCGGGCCTCACCGGCCGGAAGATCATCGTCGACACCTATGGCGGAGCAGCGCCCCATGGTGGCGGCGCCTTCTCGGGCAAGGATCCGACCAAGGTCGATCGCTCGGCGGCCTATGCCGCCCGCTACCTCGCCAAGAATGTCGTGGCTGCCGGACTTGCCGATCGCGCCACTATCCAGCTCTCCTATGCCATCGGGGTGGCGCAGCCGCTGTCGGTTTATGTGGATCTGCATGGCACCGGCAAGGTTGACGAGGCGGTGGTGGAACAAGCATTGGGCAAGGTCATGGACCTGACCCCGCGTGGAATCCGCACCCATCTCGACCTCAACAAGCCCATCTACGCCAAGACGGCCGCCTACGGACACTTCGGCCGTAAGGCTGGCCGGGATGGCAGCTTCTCCTGGGAGAAGACGGACCTCGTCAAAGCGCTCAAGGATGCGGTGCGCTAG
- the trmB gene encoding tRNA (guanosine(46)-N7)-methyltransferase TrmB, protein MTDHELPKTRSGEPRAFFGRRSGKKLHGGQQAVFDATLPQLEIKLEGPLNPRSLFPDAERIVVEIGYGGGEHLARQAAENPKTGFIGCEVFTGGIGKMVQTIAGQELRNIRLFTDDALKLLVQLPEGSIDEVYLLYPDPWPKTRHHKRRFVSPTTLGELARVIREGGKFHFATDIEDYANWTLAHIVRQPLFSFEPERPGSWHEPYSGWQATRYEQKARREGRMTSFYFTFNRT, encoded by the coding sequence ATGACCGATCACGAGCTTCCCAAGACCCGATCCGGCGAGCCGCGCGCCTTTTTCGGCCGCCGATCCGGCAAGAAACTGCATGGCGGCCAGCAGGCCGTGTTCGATGCCACCCTGCCCCAGCTCGAGATCAAGCTCGAAGGCCCCCTCAATCCGCGCAGCCTCTTCCCCGATGCCGAGCGGATTGTTGTCGAGATCGGCTATGGCGGGGGAGAGCATCTGGCGCGCCAGGCCGCCGAAAACCCGAAAACGGGTTTTATCGGCTGCGAGGTATTCACCGGCGGTATCGGCAAGATGGTGCAGACCATCGCGGGTCAAGAGCTGCGCAATATTCGGCTCTTCACTGATGATGCGCTAAAGCTCCTGGTGCAACTGCCCGAAGGCAGCATCGACGAAGTTTACCTGCTTTATCCCGATCCTTGGCCCAAGACGCGCCACCATAAGCGGCGCTTCGTGTCGCCGACGACTCTGGGAGAATTGGCGCGGGTGATCCGGGAGGGTGGCAAGTTCCACTTCGCCACCGATATCGAGGACTATGCCAATTGGACGCTGGCCCATATCGTGCGCCAGCCGCTCTTCAGTTTCGAGCCAGAGCGGCCGGGCAGTTGGCATGAGCCCTATTCCGGGTGGCAAGCGACGCGGTACGAGCAGAAGGCGCGCCGGGAGGGCCGCATGACCAGCTTCTACTTCACTTTCAACCGGACTTAG
- a CDS encoding ketopantoate reductase family protein, with the protein MRIIIYGVGAIGGTLAVRLTQTGHEMIGIARGAQLEAIRQSGLRLRTPEGNHDARFATVRDPTEIDFRPDDVVLLTIKTQDTLPALERLQAAGVYEQAIFCMQNGFANEDFALRRFPNVYGVVVSMPVTFLTPGEVSCFFGPKLGIFDIARHGTGEQTHAAQVSAALESAGFAAFCHDDIAPFKYAKLLVNLTNAIDACLGQQDGREDFIKAARAEARAVYAAAGIEPADMNGREAIADFRQIPGAQAGGSSSAQSLARGAGSIETDYLNGEIALLGRKFGVLAPVNAYFARHAKRMLFAGGGAGTMSVAEAKAALPGIG; encoded by the coding sequence ATGCGCATCATCATCTATGGCGTGGGCGCGATTGGCGGCACGCTGGCGGTCCGGTTGACCCAGACGGGACACGAGATGATCGGTATCGCCCGCGGCGCCCAGCTCGAGGCAATCCGGCAGTCCGGCCTGCGGCTGCGCACGCCGGAGGGCAACCACGACGCGCGCTTCGCAACCGTCAGAGATCCCACCGAGATCGACTTCAGGCCCGACGATGTCGTGCTGCTCACCATCAAGACACAGGACACGCTGCCCGCGCTCGAGCGGTTGCAGGCAGCGGGCGTGTACGAGCAGGCGATCTTCTGCATGCAGAATGGATTTGCGAACGAGGACTTTGCGCTTCGCCGCTTCCCCAACGTCTATGGCGTCGTCGTCTCCATGCCGGTGACATTCCTGACCCCGGGGGAGGTCAGTTGCTTTTTCGGGCCCAAGCTGGGGATTTTCGACATCGCCCGCCATGGCACCGGCGAGCAGACCCATGCAGCGCAGGTGAGTGCGGCGCTCGAGAGCGCCGGCTTCGCAGCCTTCTGCCATGACGACATCGCCCCGTTCAAATATGCCAAGCTGTTGGTCAACCTGACCAATGCCATTGATGCCTGCCTGGGCCAGCAGGATGGGCGCGAGGACTTCATCAAGGCGGCGCGGGCCGAGGCACGAGCCGTCTATGCCGCGGCCGGAATCGAGCCGGCCGACATGAATGGGCGCGAAGCCATCGCCGACTTCCGGCAGATCCCCGGTGCGCAGGCAGGCGGCTCTTCCTCGGCGCAGAGTCTCGCCCGCGGCGCAGGATCGATAGAAACCGATTATCTCAATGGCGAAATCGCTCTTCTGGGGCGAAAGTTTGGGGTGCTGGCGCCGGTCAATGCCTATTTTGCCCGTCACGCCAAGCGCATGCTGTTTGCGGGCGGCGGTGCCGGAACAATGAGTGTTGCGGAAGCCAAGGCGGCCCTGCCCGGCATTGGCTGA
- the rimP gene encoding ribosome maturation factor RimP, with protein sequence MAFDLTEKRYIKETGLEARVAAIVEPVANGLGYSLVRIKISQENGMTLQIMAEDENGRFTITDCETLSKDVSPVLDVEDPIDREYHLEVSSPGIDRPLVRKRDFERFVGHEVKIELSDMINGRKRFRGFIHSVDDEAVTITLPDAPGGTDPAHRLRFVDIAEAKLVMTDKLMDMARAEQALHPIDDEETETVEILDADNDDEDISKETH encoded by the coding sequence ATGGCTTTCGATCTAACCGAAAAGCGCTACATCAAGGAAACCGGGCTCGAAGCCCGCGTCGCCGCCATTGTCGAGCCGGTGGCCAATGGGCTCGGCTATTCGCTGGTGCGTATCAAGATCAGCCAGGAAAACGGCATGACCCTCCAGATCATGGCCGAAGACGAGAATGGGCGCTTCACCATCACCGACTGCGAGACGCTGAGCAAAGACGTCTCGCCGGTGCTTGATGTGGAAGACCCCATCGACCGCGAATACCACCTCGAGGTTTCCTCGCCCGGCATTGACCGGCCGCTGGTGCGCAAGCGCGATTTCGAGCGCTTTGTTGGCCACGAAGTCAAGATCGAACTGTCCGACATGATCAATGGCCGCAAGCGCTTCCGCGGCTTCATCCATTCGGTTGACGACGAGGCTGTAACGATCACCTTGCCCGACGCGCCCGGCGGCACCGACCCCGCTCATCGCCTGCGCTTCGTCGACATCGCCGAAGCCAAGCTCGTGATGACCGACAAGCTCATGGATATGGCTCGGGCCGAACAGGCACTCCACCCCATCGACGACGAGGAGACCGAGACGGTCGAGATCCTCGATGCCGATAATGACGACGAAGATATCTCCAAGGAGACACACTAA